The proteins below come from a single Pseudarthrobacter sp. SSS035 genomic window:
- a CDS encoding ATP-binding cassette domain-containing protein: MIKFENVTKAYPDGTVAVDGLNLEAPTGKLTILVGPSGCGKTTSLRMINRLIEPTSGTIYLDDQPTSGMDAALLRRRIGYVIQHAGLFPHRTIVDNVATMPVLLGESRQKARTQALELMERVGLPASFAKRYPWQLSGGQQQRVGVARALASDPAFMLMDEPFSAVDPVVRAQLQDEFLRLQREIGKTIIMVTHDIDEALKLGDQVAVMRVGGKLAQMATPSELLTSPADEFVADFVGRDRGYRSLGFTNNAGAVAIGEEAVVQLGASAAEAHARASGAWVLVVDGGRRPLGWAQPELVTGELKREHLNLSGIPAAASGTMRQLLDAALSSPSRRGVVVNKHGELIGTVTASDIVKAIEAEPHLETAR, translated from the coding sequence ATGATCAAGTTTGAAAATGTCACCAAGGCATACCCCGACGGTACTGTCGCGGTCGACGGGCTGAACCTGGAGGCACCCACCGGGAAGCTGACCATCCTGGTTGGTCCCTCCGGCTGTGGCAAGACCACCTCGCTCAGGATGATCAACCGCCTGATTGAACCCACCAGTGGCACCATCTACCTGGATGACCAGCCAACTTCCGGCATGGACGCAGCGTTGCTCCGCCGCCGGATCGGCTATGTCATCCAGCACGCCGGGCTCTTCCCGCACCGCACTATCGTGGATAACGTCGCGACGATGCCGGTCCTCCTCGGCGAGAGCCGGCAGAAGGCCCGGACCCAGGCGCTCGAACTGATGGAGCGTGTAGGCCTGCCCGCGAGCTTCGCCAAGCGTTATCCCTGGCAGCTCTCGGGCGGCCAGCAGCAGCGTGTGGGCGTGGCCCGGGCGCTGGCATCGGACCCGGCGTTCATGCTGATGGACGAACCCTTCAGCGCCGTGGACCCTGTGGTCCGTGCGCAGCTCCAGGACGAATTCCTCCGCCTGCAGCGTGAAATCGGCAAGACCATCATCATGGTTACCCACGACATCGACGAGGCCCTCAAGCTCGGGGACCAGGTGGCCGTGATGCGCGTCGGCGGGAAGCTCGCCCAGATGGCCACGCCGTCGGAGCTGCTGACCTCCCCGGCGGATGAATTCGTGGCGGACTTCGTGGGACGCGACCGGGGCTACCGTTCGCTTGGTTTCACGAATAACGCCGGCGCTGTGGCCATCGGCGAAGAAGCTGTGGTCCAGCTCGGAGCCTCCGCCGCGGAGGCACACGCGAGGGCCTCCGGCGCTTGGGTGCTGGTGGTCGACGGCGGACGGAGGCCGCTTGGCTGGGCACAGCCGGAGCTCGTCACTGGCGAGCTCAAGCGCGAGCACTTGAACCTCAGCGGCATCCCCGCGGCCGCTTCGGGAACGATGCGCCAGCTTCTGGATGCGGCCCTGTCCTCGCCGAGCCGCCGCGGTGTTGTGGTCAATAAGCACGGTGAGCTCATCGGCACGGTGACTGCGTCCGATATCGTCAAGGCCATCGAGGCCGAACCGCACTTGGAGACGGCGCGATGA
- a CDS encoding ABC transporter substrate-binding protein, producing MKKYLTGITLAAAAAIALTACGGDPMSSSNTQTAASGDSIIVGSADFPESQLIAKIYAEALNANGVQVTEKPSIGSREVTIPALKDGSIDLMPEYGGALLQYLDPTTKAVTSDEVTKELGTKIPSGLTQLTASQAEDKDVLAVKKETADKYNLKSTSDLQRVAGEMGLGAAPEWKTRLNGVAGLKSVYGLEFKEFLPLDAGGPLTLNALLSGQVHVGNLFSTDPALTANNLVVLDDDKNLFLSENIVPVINENKATTTVKEVLDKVSAALTTEDLIEMNGRVAKFEDVGEIAKDWLKSKNLA from the coding sequence ATGAAAAAGTACCTGACCGGCATCACCCTCGCGGCTGCTGCCGCCATTGCCCTGACCGCCTGCGGCGGGGATCCGATGAGCAGCTCCAACACCCAGACCGCCGCCTCGGGCGACAGCATCATCGTCGGTTCCGCGGACTTCCCGGAAAGCCAGCTGATTGCCAAGATCTACGCCGAGGCCCTCAACGCCAATGGTGTCCAGGTTACTGAGAAGCCGAGCATCGGCAGCCGCGAGGTCACCATTCCCGCCCTCAAGGACGGCTCCATCGACCTCATGCCCGAATACGGCGGAGCCCTTTTGCAGTACCTTGACCCCACAACCAAGGCGGTGACTTCGGATGAGGTTACCAAAGAACTCGGCACCAAGATCCCGTCCGGGCTGACTCAGCTCACGGCATCTCAAGCAGAGGACAAGGATGTCCTGGCAGTGAAGAAAGAAACAGCCGATAAGTACAACCTCAAGTCCACCAGCGATCTGCAGCGGGTGGCCGGGGAAATGGGCTTGGGTGCTGCTCCGGAGTGGAAGACCCGCCTCAACGGCGTCGCAGGGCTGAAGTCCGTCTACGGCCTTGAGTTCAAGGAATTCCTACCGCTTGACGCCGGCGGACCGCTGACGCTGAACGCCCTTCTTTCCGGCCAGGTACACGTTGGAAACCTATTCAGTACTGATCCCGCCCTGACCGCCAACAATCTCGTGGTGCTCGATGACGACAAGAACCTGTTCCTGTCCGAGAACATCGTCCCGGTCATCAACGAGAACAAGGCCACAACCACCGTCAAGGAGGTCCTGGACAAGGTCTCCGCGGCGCTGACCACTGAGGACCTCATCGAGATGAACGGCCGTGTGGCGAAGTTCGAGGACGTCGGCGAGATCGCCAAGGACTGGCTGAAGTCCAAGAATCTGGCCTAG
- a CDS encoding ABC transporter substrate-binding protein has product MASGGSLSKVTVGLLPITDVAPVYLGIQEGFFETERFELEVQLALGAAAIVSGQYQFGYSSLLVAHQNEIPIQVTSNGSSSTNIATEDTTEVAALANSDISSVADLAGKTVAGRTAAALPSCEAEWRTTLQPSPHPL; this is encoded by the coding sequence TTGGCTTCAGGCGGCAGCCTGAGCAAGGTAACGGTTGGCCTACTGCCCATCACCGATGTTGCGCCCGTCTATCTGGGAATTCAGGAGGGGTTTTTCGAAACGGAACGCTTTGAGCTTGAAGTCCAGCTTGCCCTGGGCGCTGCGGCAATCGTCTCGGGCCAGTACCAGTTCGGATACAGCTCACTCCTTGTGGCGCACCAAAACGAGATCCCGATTCAAGTAACGTCCAACGGGTCATCTTCCACGAATATTGCGACGGAGGACACCACGGAAGTAGCAGCCCTGGCAAACAGCGACATTAGCAGCGTCGCTGACCTGGCAGGAAAGACCGTCGCGGGCAGAACGGCCGCGGCATTGCCATCGTGCGAAGCGGAGTGGAGGACGACATTACAGCCGTCGCCTCACCCATTGTGA
- a CDS encoding urocanate hydratase: MTADFTTGARPVKAARGTELTAKSWQTEAPLRMLMNNLDPEVAERPDDLVVYGGTGRAVRSWAAFDAITRTLETMESDETLLVQSGKPVGVFRTNEWAPRVLLANSNLVGDWANWPEFRRLEAEGLMMYGQMTAGSWIYIGTQGILQGTFETFAAIARKLTGDEDGTLAGTLTLTGGCGGMGGAQPLAVTLNEGACLIVDVDESHLRRRAGKRYLDEVETDLDTAIAKVLAAKEERRGWSVGYVGNAAEVFPEILRRHNAGELTVDIVTDQTSAHDPLSYLPEGISVGEWHSEAAADPEGFTKKAQASMAKHVQAMVEFQDAGAEVFDYGNSIRDEARTGGYARAFEFPGFVPAYIRPLFCEGLGPFRWVALSGDPEDIAVTDKAIKELFPENKHLHRWIDAAQERVEFEGLPARICWLGYGDRAKAGLLFNQLVKEGKVKAPIVIGRDHLDSGSVASPYRETEAMADGSDAIADWPLLNALLNTASGATWVSIHHGGGVGIGRSIHAGQVSVADGTDLAAQKLERLLTNDPGMGVIRHADAGYDRALDVANERGVRIAMKETAANAGR, from the coding sequence ATGACAGCCGATTTCACCACCGGTGCCCGCCCGGTCAAAGCTGCCCGCGGCACTGAGCTCACCGCCAAGAGCTGGCAGACCGAAGCGCCGCTGCGCATGCTGATGAACAACCTCGATCCCGAGGTGGCCGAACGCCCGGATGACCTGGTGGTCTACGGCGGCACGGGCCGGGCCGTCCGGTCCTGGGCGGCGTTCGATGCGATCACCCGCACCCTGGAAACCATGGAAAGCGACGAGACGCTGCTGGTCCAGTCCGGCAAGCCCGTCGGTGTGTTCCGGACCAACGAATGGGCGCCTCGTGTGCTCCTGGCCAACTCCAACCTCGTGGGCGACTGGGCCAACTGGCCCGAGTTCCGCCGCCTCGAGGCCGAGGGCCTGATGATGTATGGCCAGATGACCGCCGGGTCCTGGATCTACATCGGCACCCAGGGCATCCTGCAGGGCACCTTCGAAACCTTCGCCGCGATCGCCCGCAAACTCACCGGCGACGAGGACGGCACCCTCGCCGGAACCCTGACCCTGACCGGCGGCTGCGGCGGCATGGGCGGCGCCCAGCCGCTCGCCGTCACCCTGAACGAGGGCGCCTGCCTGATCGTCGACGTCGACGAAAGCCACCTGCGCCGCCGCGCCGGCAAACGCTACCTCGACGAGGTCGAAACGGACCTCGACACCGCCATCGCCAAGGTCCTGGCGGCCAAGGAAGAGCGCCGCGGCTGGTCCGTGGGCTACGTCGGGAACGCCGCCGAGGTCTTCCCCGAGATCCTGCGCCGCCACAACGCCGGTGAGCTCACCGTGGACATTGTCACGGACCAGACCTCGGCCCACGATCCGCTGTCCTACCTGCCCGAGGGCATCTCGGTGGGCGAATGGCACAGCGAGGCCGCCGCGGACCCGGAGGGCTTCACCAAAAAGGCCCAGGCGTCCATGGCCAAACACGTCCAGGCCATGGTCGAATTCCAGGACGCCGGCGCGGAGGTCTTCGATTACGGCAACTCCATCCGCGACGAGGCCCGCACCGGCGGCTACGCCCGGGCGTTCGAGTTTCCCGGCTTCGTCCCGGCCTACATCCGCCCGCTGTTCTGCGAGGGCCTGGGCCCGTTCCGCTGGGTGGCGCTCTCCGGCGACCCGGAGGACATCGCCGTCACCGACAAGGCCATCAAGGAACTCTTCCCCGAGAACAAGCACCTGCACCGCTGGATCGACGCGGCCCAGGAACGCGTCGAGTTCGAGGGCCTGCCGGCCCGGATCTGCTGGCTCGGCTACGGCGACCGTGCCAAGGCCGGGCTGCTGTTCAACCAGCTCGTCAAGGAAGGCAAGGTCAAGGCGCCCATCGTGATCGGCCGCGACCATCTGGACTCCGGCTCCGTCGCCTCCCCGTACCGCGAGACCGAGGCCATGGCCGACGGCTCCGACGCGATCGCCGACTGGCCGCTGCTCAACGCCCTGCTCAACACCGCCTCCGGCGCCACCTGGGTCTCCATCCACCACGGCGGCGGCGTCGGCATCGGCCGCTCCATCCACGCCGGCCAGGTCTCCGTCGCCGACGGCACCGACCTCGCCGCGCAGAAACTCGAACGCCTCCTCACCAACGACCCCGGCATGGGCGTCATCCGCCACGCCGACGCCGGCTACGACCGCGCCCTCGACGTCGCCAACGAACGCGGCGTCCGCATCGCCATGAAGGAGACAGCAGCGAACGCGGGCAGGTAG
- the hxlB gene encoding 6-phospho-3-hexuloisomerase, translating to MRILSPTSTSKRPSETERDVRLNLLLIQDETAAAVAAIDDLQLATLAHELRSAERVFVAGAGRSGLVLRMAAMRLMHLGMTVHVAGDTTTPAIRSGDLLVLASGSGTTPSVVKAAETAAKVGAQVAAITTNASSPLGDLADWLVIISAAQKTDHASTVSRQYSGSLFEQTLFLATESVFQTLWGTTEEPAEQLWLRHANLE from the coding sequence ATGCGAATTTTGAGCCCTACCTCAACTAGCAAGCGACCAAGCGAAACGGAGCGGGACGTCAGGTTGAACCTGTTACTTATCCAGGACGAGACAGCGGCGGCCGTGGCGGCAATTGATGATCTGCAGCTGGCGACCCTCGCGCATGAGCTTAGGTCGGCCGAGCGTGTCTTTGTGGCCGGCGCCGGTCGCAGCGGCTTGGTCCTGCGCATGGCTGCCATGCGTCTGATGCATCTGGGCATGACAGTTCATGTGGCCGGTGATACGACGACCCCGGCTATCCGTTCGGGGGATCTCTTGGTGCTGGCATCCGGCTCGGGAACGACTCCGAGTGTCGTCAAGGCAGCAGAAACAGCAGCGAAAGTTGGAGCGCAGGTTGCTGCGATAACAACCAATGCCAGCTCACCTCTGGGCGACCTCGCGGACTGGCTGGTTATCATTTCCGCCGCGCAGAAGACAGACCACGCCTCGACGGTCTCTCGCCAGTACTCCGGCAGCTTGTTCGAACAGACCTTGTTCCTCGCCACTGAGTCTGTGTTTCAGACCCTATGGGGAACCACGGAAGAGCCAGCCGAGCAGCTCTGGCTACGGCACGCGAACCTGGAGTAA
- a CDS encoding ABC transporter permease — protein sequence MNYLFDPAHWTGADGIPNLIVEHLVYSLIALAIAAVIAVPLGVYIGVTGKGVFMIAGLANALRALPSVGLLILLVLLISPAFPSKMGYILPSLIVLVLIAVPPILTNTYAGVRAVDAAAVDAAKGMGFRTIKILTDVQLPCSLPLVLSGVRSALLQIISTATIAAFISLGGLGRLLIDGKAQNDYSQMVAGAVLVALVALVFDQVLAFITRRVVSPGLTRRTIKSVIAAEPVKIPVTV from the coding sequence ATGAACTACTTGTTCGACCCCGCGCACTGGACCGGTGCCGATGGCATCCCGAACCTGATCGTTGAGCACCTCGTGTACTCGCTCATCGCCCTCGCCATCGCGGCCGTGATCGCGGTTCCGCTCGGCGTCTACATCGGCGTCACCGGCAAGGGCGTCTTCATGATCGCCGGCCTGGCCAACGCCCTCCGCGCCCTGCCCAGCGTGGGACTTCTGATCCTGCTCGTGCTGCTGATCTCACCCGCCTTCCCGTCCAAGATGGGCTACATCCTGCCGAGCCTGATCGTGCTGGTGCTGATCGCGGTGCCGCCCATCTTGACCAACACCTATGCCGGCGTCCGTGCGGTGGATGCTGCCGCGGTCGACGCCGCGAAGGGCATGGGTTTCCGCACTATAAAGATCCTCACGGATGTTCAGCTCCCCTGCTCGCTCCCGCTGGTGCTGTCCGGCGTCCGAAGTGCTTTGCTGCAGATCATCTCGACGGCGACCATTGCTGCCTTCATTTCGCTCGGTGGCCTTGGCCGCCTGCTGATCGACGGCAAGGCCCAGAACGACTACAGCCAGATGGTTGCGGGCGCTGTGCTTGTTGCCTTGGTCGCGTTGGTATTCGACCAAGTCCTCGCTTTCATCACCCGCCGGGTCGTCTCACCAGGACTGACCCGACGCACCATCAAATCGGTTATAGCAGCCGAGCCCGTGAAAATCCCCGTCACGGTCTGA
- the hxlA gene encoding 3-hexulose-6-phosphate synthase, with amino-acid sequence MKLQVAMDLLTVEDALELASKVAEFVDIIELGTPLIKSAGLSAITAVKAAHPDKIVFADMKTMDAGELEADIAFTAGADLVSVLGSADDSTIAGAVKAAQAHNKGIVVDLIGVTDKVTRAQEARALGAKFVEFHAGLDEQSQPGYDLKGLLSAGEEARVPFSVAGGVNASTIKAVQSAGAEVAVAGGSIYGAQDPAAAAKELRAAII; translated from the coding sequence ATGAAACTCCAAGTAGCCATGGACCTCCTCACTGTTGAAGATGCCCTCGAGCTGGCCAGCAAGGTTGCCGAATTCGTTGACATCATCGAACTCGGTACCCCCTTGATCAAGTCGGCCGGGCTGTCGGCCATCACCGCCGTGAAGGCGGCTCACCCGGACAAGATCGTCTTCGCTGATATGAAGACCATGGACGCAGGAGAGCTCGAAGCCGACATCGCATTCACGGCTGGCGCCGACCTGGTGTCCGTCCTGGGCAGCGCCGACGATTCCACCATTGCCGGTGCAGTCAAGGCAGCGCAGGCCCACAATAAGGGCATCGTCGTAGACCTCATCGGTGTTACCGATAAGGTCACCCGCGCCCAGGAAGCCCGGGCACTTGGTGCCAAGTTCGTAGAGTTCCACGCCGGTCTGGACGAGCAGTCCCAGCCGGGCTACGACCTGAAGGGCCTGCTGAGCGCGGGCGAAGAAGCGCGGGTTCCGTTCTCCGTGGCGGGCGGCGTGAACGCCAGCACGATCAAGGCCGTCCAGAGCGCCGGTGCCGAAGTGGCAGTCGCAGGCGGTTCTATCTACGGTGCCCAGGACCCAGCTGCGGCCGCTAAGGAACTTAGGGCAGCCATCATCTAG
- a CDS encoding ABC transporter permease → MKLEWLGRQFDNIVFLLGWHVLLAVIPLVLGLIIALPLGWWAHRSRRIYPLLVGVAGLLYTVPSLALFVLLPLILGTKILDPLNIVAALTIYTVALLVRVVADALDSVPEDTVQAAKAMGYRGYQSLLKVELPVGIPVISAGLRVAAVSNVSLVSVAALLGIPQLGSLFTQGFQLRFFTPIIAGIVLCVVLAMILDGLIILLNRWLTPWTPKVVAS, encoded by the coding sequence ATGAAGCTCGAGTGGCTCGGCCGCCAGTTCGACAATATTGTGTTCCTGCTCGGCTGGCATGTTCTGCTGGCCGTCATCCCCCTGGTCCTGGGCCTGATCATCGCGCTGCCCCTTGGCTGGTGGGCCCACCGGAGCCGGAGGATCTACCCGCTGCTGGTAGGTGTCGCGGGCCTGCTGTACACCGTGCCTTCGCTGGCATTGTTCGTGCTGCTGCCGTTGATCCTGGGCACCAAGATTCTGGACCCCCTCAACATCGTGGCCGCGCTGACCATTTACACGGTGGCGCTGCTGGTCCGGGTGGTGGCCGATGCCCTGGATTCCGTTCCCGAAGATACAGTCCAGGCGGCGAAAGCCATGGGCTACCGCGGCTACCAGAGCCTCCTGAAGGTCGAGCTCCCGGTGGGCATCCCGGTCATCAGTGCCGGCCTGCGCGTTGCCGCGGTCTCCAACGTGAGCCTGGTGTCAGTGGCGGCACTGCTGGGTATCCCGCAGCTTGGTTCGCTCTTCACCCAGGGCTTCCAGCTGCGGTTCTTCACGCCGATCATCGCCGGCATCGTCCTCTGCGTGGTCCTGGCCATGATCCTTGACGGGCTGATTATCCTTCTCAACCGGTGGCTGACACCGTGGACCCCCAAGGTGGTGGCATCATGA
- a CDS encoding IclR family transcriptional regulator C-terminal domain-containing protein, whose translation MEDDITAVASPIVIGGRTAEALSIVVPSYRLDEVKAQKFGDELVGVANNILVEPSGNHEVPRKVWKRNDQV comes from the coding sequence GTGGAGGACGACATTACAGCCGTCGCCTCACCCATTGTGATTGGTGGCCGGACCGCAGAAGCCCTCAGCATCGTCGTACCTAGCTACCGCTTGGACGAAGTGAAGGCCCAGAAATTTGGGGATGAATTGGTGGGGGTAGCGAACAACATCCTCGTGGAACCCTCCGGAAACCATGAAGTACCCAGGAAAGTATGGAAGAGAAATGATCAAGTTTGA
- a CDS encoding aromatic amino acid lyase — MYSGSTTTSEVVAIARERAGVAISTAVIDSIRFAHHEAATLSERIPTYGRSTGFGANKTAVVDEKDSAHGMRLLRSSAVDSGSPLPEDAVRAMLAVRLSQLCTPGAGLEDRILPALASMLNANSLPTIREFGSVGSADLSALCGAALTLLGERPATGPLEPMAAWGKDSALPFVSSNALTIGRAVLAAHDLRQTVDAELVTYALTFTGLSGNPSPFSDASAKGTAAEGAQRFAERMRNIVGADHSPSRIQDPYGLRAFLPSTIGLINAMDKIEELLSRLIVAAQENPLFVYNEDGRGVAVEHSAGFHQAPLSLALDGVKIALAQTVPLSMSRIRMMTEPEYTLLNPFLAVGEESASGVMTIEYVVGSAYGAIHTAAHPSSLATVVLSRGTEEDASFASEGVVQLERAVRAYRSVVAGELVIATRLLRQRGLVPTDMRSATTSDAYEMALSLPQDDSDRDQREDLEAAEGILERLASLGR, encoded by the coding sequence GTGTATTCTGGGTCAACCACAACATCTGAAGTCGTCGCCATTGCGCGAGAACGAGCCGGTGTCGCGATCTCAACCGCTGTCATTGATTCGATCCGATTCGCCCATCATGAAGCCGCCACTCTTTCGGAACGGATCCCAACTTACGGCCGATCGACTGGCTTTGGCGCCAACAAAACTGCCGTAGTTGACGAGAAGGACAGCGCGCACGGGATGCGTCTTCTTCGAAGTAGCGCTGTCGATTCCGGAAGTCCGCTACCCGAAGACGCCGTCCGGGCGATGCTTGCCGTGCGCCTGTCGCAGCTGTGCACCCCTGGAGCGGGCCTCGAAGACCGTATCCTGCCAGCACTTGCCTCTATGCTCAACGCCAATTCTCTGCCCACGATCCGCGAGTTCGGCTCAGTTGGTTCGGCTGACCTTTCAGCTCTTTGTGGGGCAGCGCTTACGTTGCTGGGTGAGCGGCCCGCCACCGGCCCTCTCGAGCCCATGGCGGCCTGGGGAAAGGACAGCGCACTGCCCTTTGTCTCTAGCAACGCCCTGACTATCGGCCGTGCAGTTCTTGCCGCTCACGATCTCCGCCAGACAGTTGATGCAGAGCTTGTGACATACGCACTCACCTTCACGGGGCTTTCGGGCAACCCTTCCCCCTTTAGCGATGCCTCGGCCAAAGGCACCGCAGCTGAAGGAGCACAGCGATTTGCTGAGAGAATGCGGAACATCGTTGGCGCTGATCATAGTCCGTCGCGCATACAGGACCCGTACGGGCTGCGTGCTTTTTTGCCGTCCACCATAGGCCTTATTAATGCTATGGACAAGATCGAGGAGTTGCTGTCGCGACTCATTGTCGCAGCTCAGGAGAATCCTCTCTTCGTGTATAACGAAGACGGCAGGGGGGTCGCTGTTGAGCACAGTGCTGGATTCCACCAGGCTCCGTTGTCGTTGGCTCTCGACGGTGTCAAAATTGCTTTGGCCCAGACTGTTCCTCTGAGTATGTCCAGAATTCGGATGATGACAGAGCCGGAATACACGTTACTAAACCCGTTCCTGGCAGTCGGGGAGGAGAGTGCTTCCGGCGTCATGACGATTGAATACGTTGTCGGCAGCGCCTATGGGGCAATACATACAGCTGCCCATCCCAGCAGCCTGGCAACTGTGGTTTTGTCGAGGGGCACGGAGGAGGACGCAAGCTTTGCGAGCGAGGGAGTGGTTCAGCTGGAGAGAGCTGTTCGCGCCTATCGCTCTGTAGTAGCAGGTGAACTCGTTATCGCTACACGCCTACTGCGGCAACGGGGCCTAGTACCAACTGACATGCGTTCGGCTACTACGTCGGACGCGTACGAAATGGCGCTCTCGTT